Within Verrucomicrobiota bacterium, the genomic segment CAACGCGGCTGCGCTTAATGGTCAGATTGCCTCAACCGTGTCGATTTGCGAATTGGACCTGACTGTTGCTCACTTCAAAGGCTTGTCGCTCCACGTCGTCTTCATGCTGATTCCGATGCTCCACAATTATAAACGCGACGAGCATGCATCGATCCTGAAGGATCTTAAGGAGATCGCAGAAAAAGGTGACTTAAAACCCGTTCTGGATGACAACAGCTTTTCACTCGACCAAGTATCCGATGCCTATGCTCGCCTTCAAAGTGGAAAGGGCATGGGCAAAGTGGTCGTTGAGGATTAGAATTAGAAGGCGGTCTGTGGGAGTGCAATTGAAAGTGCTGTGTTGGGGGAGGGACGGGCTCCGTCCCGTCCGCTTCGTTTTGGCCGAACAACCACTCCGGCGCCCGGACCACACGGAGGTGGTCCCTCCCGGAGAGTCTCTGAGCTTACCTTGTGAATCTAATTTCACCCTTTTTACGGAATCCCTTGCCGGACAACCCATAGTCCAAGTGTTATGATTCAACAACAATGCTCTACAGGATTTGAAACGATAAACCGCGGGTACAACCAGGTGTTTCAGAGCGGAAAATTGAGCATTGGTTTGACCGTCCCAGTCGAATCATACCCTCACTCCCCCATCCCTTCGATGGCGGATCACGTTGAAAGGATCCAACAGGCAGAAAGGCTTGGTTTTGCAGCAGTCTGGTTACGGGATGTACCTTTTAACGTTCCCTCATTCGGAGACGCTGGTCAGATCTACGATCCGTTTGTCTATCTCGGATTTATTGCAGGTCTTACCGAGTCAATAGGCATCGGTGTGGCAAGCATCATCCTGCCACTTCGTCACCCAGCACATGTGGCTAAAGCAGCAGCCAGTGCAGATGCACTCTCTAACGGCCGATTCCTACTCGGAGTTGCCTCCGGAGACCGTCCTGATGAGTACCCTGCACTTGATCTTCCATTTGAAACAAGGGGAGAAAATTTCCGTGATAGTTTTGCCTACATTCGTCATATGGCGGAAACAAATCCTGACTTCGAAAACTCCTACGGACATCTGAAGTCCGACATCGATATGTTGCCTAAACCGACTTCCGGAAGAATCCCCTTGCTAGTGACTGGGCACAGTAGACAGACGCCTGAATGGATAGCAAAAAACAGCGATGGATGGATACTTTATCCAAGGAACCCGTCGATGCAGAAGGCTATCGTGAGTGATTCGAAAGAGCTTGTCCAAAGCACAGGAACCCGCTCCCTGCCGATCATGCAATCACTGTACCTTGATCTTGATGAAGATCCAAATACTGACCCGAAGGGAATACATCTCGGCTTTCGCTCTGGAACAGCCTACCTTCTAAAACACCTCACTGCCCTCGAAGACGCAGGCATCAATCACGTCGCCCTGAATCTCCGTTTCAATCGAGCAAGAATCGAAACGACTCTGGAACGATTGGCCGATACCGTCCTTCCACACTTTTCTGCCCCTTAGCGGGCACTTCGATTAACCTCCCAGAGACACTCTATGCAAAAGACAATCCTAATAACCGGTGCCACAGATGGCATCGGTCTCGAAACGTCAAGACGCCTTCTTGCACTTGGCCACAATGTCCTGCTCCACGGCCGCAATCCTTCCAAGCTAACTCGAATTGCTCGAGATCTCTCGACGAGTAAGGAGATAGAGAGCTACGTTGCCGATCTAACGGACATGGCGGAAGTAGAAGCACTTGCGAACGCCGTTTTGGATAAGCACAAGAAACTGGATGTGCTGATCAACAACGCAGGCGTCTTAAAAAGCCCCGAAAGACTCACAAAAGACGGCCTGGACCTGAGATTCGCTGTAAACACCATCGCACCCTACCTTCTTACAAAACGGCTCTGGTCCCTCTTTGATGAATCCGGCCGAATCATTAACCTGTCCTCCGCCGCGCAAGCTCCTGTGGACTTGTCCGCTTTGATGGGAAAGACCAGCCTCGACAACATGACTGCCTACGCGCAAAGCAAATTAGCCATCACGATGTGGTCCCGCCAAATGGCTTCTGCCACTCCCGGCGCGCCAGTCATCGTTGCCGTAAATCCTGGATCCCTGCTAGCCACTAAGATGGTCAAAGAAGGTTTTGGCATGAGTGGAAAAGATCTAAACATCGGGGCCGAGGTATTGGTCCGAGCCGCACTGGCTGACGAGTTTGCAGATTCCTCTGGAAAATATTTCGACAATGACCTCGGAGTTTTTTCCGATCCTCATCCGGATGCTTTAGACAAAGACAAACTCGCTGCCATTGTCCTCAAGATCGAAGAAATTCTCGATCAACTGAAGGCATCACAAAAGACCCGATAGATGCATTTTGAATGCAGACGCGTGTCCTCGCAGAAGTCCCCATCCAGCTTCCCTAGAGAATAGTTTCGTCAACCAGTTTCTCTCTTCAGAAACCTTCTGAATCGCAGATACCGGTTTCGCGACAAAGTTTCGCAAACGCAGTCTCCTGAAAGCCTTTAGGATTAGCCCACCTAAAGTTTGTCCGTTCGAATTTTAATTTCTGTGAGAGTCATAGGAATCGCCGCAAAATTGGTTCGACTCTGAAACAGAAATTTTTCAAGGTCGGGCCGATGTTTGAGGAGGACTTAAGTTACACGGGTTTTTGGTGAGCAACCTCATGCTTTCAAACAACCTTTCTGAGCATTCTTAGCAAAACGATAAGAAACACCAATTAATACCGAACTTAGGAAAGTATAACTCGTAGTCATGAAGAGTTCTCTGGTCATCATTCTTCTCGTAGCTGCGGCAATCTTGGCGGCACTTCGTTTCGACCTTTTTGATCGCCTTCCTTTGAGTCTCGAAGACGCAGTGGATAGGGTTTCGAACTTCGACCTTGGAACACCTGAAAACCGTGGTCCAATCACTCTGACGAGTAGTGACAACCGAGAGCTGGTGGCGAAGGTTACAGGCAAGCAAGGCCCCTTTATACAGCTTGAACGTCAGGCAGACGGTGAGGTTTTTCTACTTCCATTGAATCGCCTTTCGGAAAAAAGCAGGAACCGACTAGCCAGTTGGAACGACTTTAATGAAGACAACATGCGCGACGAACTCTTCGTCAAAGCTTGCGACCATGTGAAAGCCGATTTCGTCCACTTTTCCGCCCGCGGATGTGCGCTTACCCGGAGAGACAACGAAGAGGCCCTCGAGTTTGTAGAGTCCTTTGGGCTTCAAACCAATTCATTAGCAATCGAGCCAGATGAACGAGGATACTACACGATGCCTATCGGCATGGATGACTCTCCTAGGGTGCGGGTCGCCGGCGAGTATTTTAAGAAGAATCAGGTCCAGGCGATTAAGGATGCAGTAGTCGCGGAATATATCGCATTGTTTTAAGGTGCAGTCACTATTCAGTTAGCGGACGACACCTCTGCTGGATTTACTATTTAGCGACTGTCAAAATCTCAGGACCTTCCTCAGTCACCAATACCGTATGCTCAAAGTGGGCTGAGTTCTTTCCGTCTTTCGTCACGGCCGTCCAACCGTCATCGAGCATTTCGATGCGGTAGCTACCAGCGTTTACCATGGGTTCGATCGCAAGCGCCATACCCGGCCTCAGCCTCTGACCTGAGCGCCGCTTTCCAAAATTAGGAATCTGAGGATCCTCATGCATGGTCTCGCCTACTCCATGCCCGACAAAATCCCTAACCACACTGAATCCGTTTCGCTCAACGTAGGACTGCACCGCGTGGGAAATTTCACCGACTCGATTACCCGCATGAGCTTTTGAGATGCCTTCTTCTAACGCCGCTTTCGTTACGGCGAGTAATTTCTCATCTTTTGCACTACCTTTCCCTATCAAGACAGTGCGGGCGTTGTCTCCAATCATCCCCTGGAACCGCACACAAACGTCGACCGACAGTAAGTCTCCTTCCTTGATCTCTCGATCCAAGCGGCCGATTCCGTGAACCACCTCACTATTGAGCGAAAGGCAGGTGTGAGATGGGAAAAAGAGTTCACGCACGCGATATTGATAGCAGGCACTTTCAGCACCCATTTCAGCAATGCGCTTCTTTCCCAACTGGTCCAGATCGTAGGTATTCATTCCCACCTCAACCTGATCACAGAGATCAGCCAACACCCGAGCAGCAATCTGGCACGCCTCGCGAAGAACGGGAATCTGGCTTTCGGTTAGCATCCTTTAGAGGTTATCCAGTTCCCAGCTTACAGTTTCCAATCTTTCGAAGTAGATAGAGAACTTTGAACTCTGAACGTCCAACTTCGAAAGAATCCAGTTAAATGCTCAGTGTTGGACGTTCGATGTTGGACGTTCGCCATCTCGATCCGAGGATTCTCCGCTCACCCTACCGAACGAACGAAGCGACCAAACCGAGAATAAAGAGAATTGCCGAGAGAATCAGAAGCGGTCGCCACACTTTCCAGAAATCCGAAATCTCCATTGACTCCATCATCTGGCGGTTTCGCGCCTGCTGGCTCTTACCACGAATCCGTCCCTTCTTCAGGAATCCGTCGTAGTGACGCTGAAGGAGAAAGGTTTCTACCTGCCGCATGGTGTCGAGAACAACCCCGACGGTGATGAGCATTCCAGTACCTCCGAAAAAGATAGCGACTTGAAACGGCACGTTGTAAACGAAGAGCAACAAGTCTGGGAAGACTGCGATGATGGTGAGGAACATCGCTCCCGCCAAAGTCAACCGAGTCATGACGAAGTCAAGGAACCGGGCCGTCGGCTCACCGGGACGAACCCCCGGGACAAACCCACCGTTCTTCTTCAAATCGTCCGCAATTTGGATCGGCTTGAACATCAGCGACACCCAGAAATAGCTGAAGACCAAAATCAGCAGACCATAGGTCAGATAATAGAACCAGGTTCCCCGCGCCATGAAACTGGCGAAGTCACCGAAGAAGGTCATTCCAGTCGCACCTTCGAGAGTCTGTAGGATCTGGGCAGGAAAAAGGAGGATCGCGCTCGCAAAAATCACCGGCATCACTCCGGAGTAATTCACCTTGAGCGGGAGGAAGGAATTCTGACCTCCGTAAACCTTACGACCCACAACCCGCTTTGCATACTGGACCGGGATTTTCCGCTGCGCCTGAGTGACCGCAACAATTCCAGCAGTCACCACGAGCAGAAGAACAATCATCAGAATCGCGTGCGGCAATCCCAGATCCGCAGCCTCACTACCGGGAGGTGCATTGAACATGCGGTAGGCCGTTACGATAGCGTTCGGGAGATCTGCGAGAATTCCAACGGTAATGAGCAAAGAGATTCCGTTTCCAATTCCTCTTTGGGTGATTTGCTCTCCCAACCACATGAGGATCACGGTTCCGCAGGTCAGTATCACTGTCCCGAAGACCAGAAACCAGAGATGTCCGGACACAACTATACTGCCATAAACCGCAGGATTGAAATCGCCCCCAATCAATGTTCCCGGATTCTTCTCCAGCGCCGTGATCAAGAGGATCGCCTGAACGATACAGATCACGATCGTCAGGTAGCGGGTATACTGGCTAATCTTTTGCCGCCCAACATCACCTTCCTGCTGCAATCGAGCCAGTGCCGGGAAAACCGCGCCCATCAACTGCATGATAATCGACGCGCTGATGTAAGGCATCACCCCAAGCGCGAAGATCGCCCCGTTCAGAAGCGCACCCCCGGTGAACATGTTGTAAAAACCAATTAGCCCACCACCAGCGGATGCCTGATCCGCAAAGAACGCCTTGATCGGTGCCGGATCGATTCCGGGCATTGGGATATTCGCCCCGACCCGGGCGATAAACAGCAACGCAAGTGTAAAGAAGATCCGCTGACGAAGCTCAGGAATCTTCAGGCAATTGGTAAAAGCAGAAAGCATATTCCGTTCTAAAGAGCCACTCGCTCAGTGACCGATGGTTGAATCAACCTTCGACTGCCTTTCCACCAGCAGCTTCGATCTTCTCTTTCGCGGAAGCAGAGAATTTTGCTGCTTTGACGGTCAAGGCTGCAGCAATCTCGCCATTGCCCAACACCTTGAGAGGCATCGAATTGTCCCGAACCAGGCCCGCTTTTACAAGCACCTCACGGTCCACCTCGGTTACCCCGTCTTCGAGACGCCCCAAGTCGCCCAGATTGACGATCGCGTATCCCTTGTGGAACTTGAAGTTGCTGAATCCGCGGCGAGGTAGCTTGCGGAACAAGGGCATCTGACCGCCTTCAAAACCCGGCTGAATGCTGTAGCCTGACCGCGACTTGCTTCCCTTGTGGCCGCGCCCACAGGTCTTGCCATGACCGTTGCCTTCGCCCTTACCAAGGCGGCGCTTCTGGCGGTTCGACCCGTTACTATCAATTACTTCGTGCAGTTTCATCGTATTTCATTCTGTAGGTTACACCGCGACGGTGGCCTCAGCATGCAGTTCCTCACGCGTCTTCGCCGTGCGAAGGGTGAGCAAGCCAGCCATTGTCGCGTTTACCATCGCCAGTTGGTTGTTGGAACCGAGTGACTTCGAAAGGACATTCTTGATTCCAGCGGCCTCGAGCACAGCACGCACTCCACCGCCAGCAATAATTCCCGTTCCCTCACTGGCAGGGCGAAGAAGGACCTTACCTCCGTCTGCTTCACCCACAACAGGATGTGGAATCGTGTCACCGCTAAAGTCGATCGGAACCATGTGCTTGTGCGCCTGCTCCGTTCCCTTGCGGATCGCTTCTGGGACTTCCTTAGCCTTGCCGTAACCGAAACCGACTTTGCCCTTGCGGTCACCGACGACAACGAGTGCAGCAAAACTAAAACGACGTCCGCCCTTTACGACCTTCGCGCAACGGTTGATGTGGACGACTTTCTCAACGAATTCCGATTCTTCCGGTTCCGGAGCCGGAGAGCGACTGGTGTTTGAATTTCTCATTCTTTAAAACTTTAATCCGTTCTCCCGCGCACTTTCGGCGAAGGCTTTTACACATCCATGATAGAGGCGGCCAGCCCGGTCAAAGACCACGGACTCAATCCCCTTCTCACTGGCCAATGAGGCAACTTTTTCACCCAGAGCGCGAGCACCCTCAATGTTTGGCTTGGAACCTTCGCCATCCTTGGTGAGCGAGGAAACGTAAACCAAAGTCTTTCCTTCCACATCATCAATGCACTGGGCATAGATGTGCTTGTTGGAAAAACAAACCGTCAAACGGGGACGCTCGGCCGTTCCGCTGATCTTCTTTCGAATTCGCCACCGGCGGTTTTGCGCCAGCTTCTTCTTTTTCGCAAGTTTCATAATAATCCTCCGTCAGTTTACGCGGTCTTCTTTCCTTCCTTACGACGTACAAACTCACCTTCGATCCGAACGCCCTTACCTTTGTAAGGTTCGGCCGGGTAGTAGTTCTTGATACTTGCCGCGCAAGCACCAACAACCTGTTTGTCGGCACCTTCGACAGTCACTTTCGTGTTATCCGCAACCGTGATCGTGATTCCCTCAGGGATCGCGAAGTTGATCGGGTGTGAGTAACCGAGGGCAAGGTTCAGCACTTTCCCGCTTACCGAAGCCCGGAATCCAACACCTTCGATGAAAAGCTTTTTACTGAAGCCATCGACAACCCCGGCAACCATATTTGCGATGATCGACCGGGCAGTGCCATACATGGCCTTCGCACGGCGGCTGGAGTCGTTCGGGGAGACCCGAATCTCGCCATCGGCAAACTCAATCTTCACCGAAGTGTCAAACGTTTGGGAGAGAGATCCTTTCGGACCATCAATCTTGACCGTGTTGTCTGTAATCTCGGCTTTCACCTTGTCCGGAATCGCCACCGGAAGTTTTCCAATTCTGCTCATGATTTTTCCTCTTTTCTGCGATCACCAGACTTCACAAACAACCTCGCCCCCCACTTTTTGGCGGCGGGCTTCCGAATCCTTTAGCACACCCTTCGGCGTCGAAATAATCGAAAAGCCAAGACCTCCGAGAACCTTGGGCATCTCGTCGGAAGACGTGTATCGGCGGCAGCCAGGACGGCTGGCACGCTGCACGTCGGTAATTGCTGGAACGTTCCTCACGTATTTCAGGTCAATGCGAATCGCCGGAACGTTGGTCCGGACTTCGATCTTCTCACACTTGTTCAGATAGCCCTCCTTGACGAGGATCTCTCCAATCGCGAGGCGCATCTTGGAAAAGGGAGTTTCGATCGTTTCCCTACCCGCGCGGCTTCCGTTGCGGATCGCGGTGAGAAAGTCTCCGATAGTATCGTGAATAGCCATTTTCTTTCGCTCCTTCTGATTACCAGGATGATTTGGTCACTCCGGGAATCTTCCCTTCGCTGGCCATCTCACGAAATGTGATACGGGAAAGTCCGAACTTGCGGATGTAAGCGCGTGGGCGGCCGGTTACCGCACAGCGGTTACGCAACCGCACCGGAGACGAATTCCGGGGGAGCTTGGAAAGCTGCTTTTGCGCCTTAAAGAATTCCTCGTCAGAGAGATCCGGATCGAGGAGCTTTTTCTTCAAATCCTTGCGCTTCGCCCGATACTTCTCTTCGAGACGGACCCGCTTCAAATTACGTTGGATTGCTGACTTTTTGGCCATGGTAGTGAATTCAATAAAAGTTAAGCTGCAGCTGCTTCGGCCTCCGAGGACGAGCTCTTGCGGAAAGGCATACCCAGACGGGCCAGAAGGTCGTGGCCGTCATCGTCGGTGGTTGCCGAGGTAACAAAAGTGATGTCCATCCCAACGGTGCGCTTGCTGCCGTCAGTAGAGATTTCAGGAAAGATCGTGTGGTCGGAAATTCCGAGGGTGAAGTTTCCTCCGCCGTCGAGTTTGTTGGGGACCCCACGGAAGTCGCGAATGTTCGGCAGCGCGATGTTGAGGCAACGGTAAACGAAGTCCCACATGCGGGCACCACGCAAAGTCACCTTTGCTCCAATTGGCATGCCTTCTCTCAACTTGAAGTTTGAGATACTCTTCTTCGCGCGAGTGATCACCGCCTTCTGCCCCGCGATCGAGCCAAGGTCCTTGGCTGCTTCTTCAACCGCTGACTTGTCGAGACTAGCACTAACGCCAGTGTTGATCACCACCTTGGTCAGGCGAGGCACTTCGAGTGCGTTCTTATAGCCCTTCTCCTTCATCAATTCAGGGAGAATGGACTCTTGATAGACTGATTGTAATTTTGGTTTGCTCATTGTTATTCCGGATTTCCGACCCGGGGGTTAAGCTTGCCGAGAAAAGCGGAGGAGAATGAACCCACCCTTTTTCAAAGCAAGAAAATTTCACAGGTTAGCTCTTGGCGCGTGCCTCCTTCTTTGACTGAAGCATCACATTCGAGATATGGATCGAAGACTCACGTTCAACGATACCCCCCTCGGAGTCCTGTGTGCGACGCTCGTGACGCTTCCGCATGTTCACACCCTCAACGAGGACCCGCTCCTTCGCTGGAATCATCTGTAGGATTTTTCCGGTAGCGCCTTTGTGTTCGCCCGCGATCACGACGACGTCACTGCCTTTTCTAATTTTTGTAGCCATCTTACAGTACCTCCGGTGCTAGGGAGATGATTTTCATAAATTTACCGCGTAATTCACGCGCGACCGGTCCGAAGATGCGAGTGCCACGGGGGTTACCATCCTTGTTGATGATGACTACGGCGTTCCCATCGAAACGAAGGTAGCTGCCGTCGGCGCGCCGAATCGGTGCTTTTGTGCGAACGACGACCGCCTGAACCACTTCGCCCTTCTTTACCGTCGCATCCGTCGCACTTTCCTTGACGTTGCAGACAATGACATCTCCGACCGAAGCCGTTTTCTTACTTTGACCGATGCGCCGGATCATCTGGGCAACCTTTGCGCCACTGTTGTCCGCTACATCTACTCGGGTTTGCATCTGAATCATTGGTCGATCCTCGGTTTATCCAATCCTGATTTACAACGTGGGTGCAGCTTCCACCACACGAACGACGCGCCAGCGCTTCAGCTTGCTCAGAGGACGGGTCTCCATGACCTCAACCTTGTCACCAACTTTGCACTCGTTCTTTTCGTCGTGCACATGAAGCACGGTCTTCCGCTTAATCTCCTTCTTATACAAAGGATGCGGGATCTTATAAAAATACGTGACCTTGATCGTCTTCTCTCCGGAACGGGAGCTGACGACACCAATCAAATCCTTGCGGCTGTTACGCTCACTCATAGTTAATTCTTCCTTTTATCAGGAAGCCGTAGCGGCTTCCGCAGTCTTCTTTTCCTTCAAAATCGTTTGGAAACGGGCGAGGTCACGGCGAATCTCACGCAGTAGGTGTGGCTTTTCCACCTGCCCTGTCTGCTTCCGCAAACGGAGGGTGACCAACTCTGTTCTCGCATCGCGGATCTTCTTTTCGATTTCCACGACGGAAAGTTCTCTAGCTTCTTTGCTCTTCATGATTTAACCCTCTTTCCGATCAATCGAGCACTTCGCGGCTCACAAAACGACAGCGGAACGGCAGCTTACCGTCTGCCTTGCGGAAGGCCTCGCGTGCAGCAGTTACGCTGCAGCCAGACACTTCGAAAAGGATCGTGCCGGGCTTAATCACAGCTGCCCAGTATTCTACGCCACCCTTTCCTTTACCCATGCGGGTTTCCGCGGGCTTCTTGGTCACAGGACGATGAGGAAATACACGAATCCAGACCTTCCCTTTTCTCTTCAGGTGACGGTTAATCGCGACACGCGCCGCTTCAATCTGACGCGCAGTCATCCGTCCCCGGTCTAGAGTTTGAATTCCGAAATCGCCAAACGCGAGGTAATCTCCCCCCTTGGCTTTCCCCCGGACGCGTCCTTTGTGGACCTTCCGGTATTTAGTTCTCGATGGTAGCAGAGGCATTGTTCGTCGTCTCCCTAATCAGTTAAAATTGCACGTCTTCCGGCTTCAGGCAGAGCCAGCACTTGATTCCGATTTTTCCGTAAACGGTCTGCGCTTCTGCAAAACCATAGTCGATGTTCTCACGCAGGGTGTGAAGTGGCACGCGGCCGGAACGCTGCTGCTCGGTCCGGGCAATGTCAGCACCACCCAAGCGACCGCTCACCTGGATGCGGATCCCTTCAGCACCCATAGCCATGGTCGTTTGAACCGCACGCTTCATCGCACGGCGGAAGGAAATCCGTCGTTCGAGCTGCAAAGCCACATTTTCCGCTACCAAACCAGCCACGAGGTCAGGCTTTTTGATTTCCTGAACCTCGAGAAGGACTTCCTTGCCGACCTTCTTGTTCAGGTCTGCCTTCATCCGTTCGAGATCCTGGCCGCGTCGACCGATCACCATACCCGGACGAGCGGTGTGGATCGTGACGCGGATGCGGTTGGAGGCACGCTCGATGAAAACGTGGGGGACGGAGGCCGCCCGCAACCGCTTGTCGAGAAAGGAACGGATCGCGATGTCCTCTTTGAGTTGAGGAGCGAAGTCGTTCTTGCGCGCATACCAGCGAGCACGCCAGTTGCGGCGGACCGAAAGACGGAAACCGATTGGATTTACTTTTTGACCCATGATGAATAAAAGTGAGTTACGCCTCGTCGTTCAGGACGATCTTGATGTGGCAGGTTTTCTTGCTGTAGGGGTGAGCCGAACCGCGGGAGGCCGGGCGGAAACGCTTGAGAGCAGGACCTTCTTCGATGAGCGCGCGCTCCACGATGAGGTTGTCAGCTACCAGATTGTTGTTGTTCTCTGCATTCGCGATCGCTGATTGAAGCGTCTTGCGGAGAAGGCGGGCTGACTTACGGGGAATAAACCGAAGGAGGTCAAGTGCCTCAGCAGCGTTGCGGCCCTGGATCTCGCGGGCGACATCGCGGACCTTCTTCGAGGACATTCTCGCGTATTTGGTGTAAGCTTGTATTTGCATGGCTCTAGCTGGAAAAAGTGAAAGTTTTGACGATGACAGAGTTGCCGGGTTCGATTCCGGCGTCCTCGGGTCGATTGAGAATCAGCCCAACGGCGTGATTCAGACGCACGTCCACGAGCAAGATCTCACCGGTGCGTTGTTGCCCGTCGATCACGACGCAGGCCATCCCGTTCCGAAACCCTTCCAGCCATCCTGCGGAAAGGACAACCAGATCGGCTTCACTACCCACGACCACCCGCACAACCTCCGCCTCATTCGACGGCTCGAGGGAATCCACAAAACCGGGACGGGAAGGTGCTGCCGAGAGGACTACTCCAAGAAGAGGGAGCAACAGCAAGGCTAGCCTGTAGGAACGAAAGGACATCAAAGAGAAATTTACCGTTGGGTGTGAGGGTTGTGAGACTTGAAGGCACGAGTGAGCGCAAACTCACCGAGCTTGTGCCCCACCATGTTTTCGGTCACGTAGACAGGAACGAAGGAACGGCCGTTGTGGACATTGAGGTTCAGGCCAACGAAGTCCGGCGTAATAGTGGAACGGCGGGACCAAGTTTGAATCGGCTTGCGGGAGCTCGCGCGCTGCGCTTCCTCAACTTTCTTGGCAAGGCTGGGATCCACGAAGAATCCTTTTTTGATGGAACGGGCCATGGTAGTTTTTCAGTAAATAGCGGGTTAGCGTTTCATCTTACGTCCGTTTCTCCGGACGAGGATCATAGAGTTGGAAGGCTTGGACTTGCGACGGGTCGGATATCCCTTGGAGAGCTGTCCCCATGGTGAAACCGGATGACCACCACCGGAGGTGCGGCCTTCCCCACCACCCATTGGGTGATCGACAGGGTTCATCGCAACACCACGAACGCGGGGACGACGTCCCTTCCAACGGCTTCTTCCGGCCTTGCCGAGAGACTGGTTGGAATGCCCGAGGTTGCCCACTTGGCCAATGGTCGCGCGGCAGCGGGAATGAACGAGGCGGATTTCGCCGCTAGGCATTTTAAGCGTAGCGCGGTCTCCATCGACCGAAACCAACTGCGCGCCGGTTCCGGCACCGCGAGCGATCTGTGCCCCTTTACCAGGCTCCATCTCCACGCAGTGAATGCGAGTCGCTGGAGGAATTTCAGAGAGCGGATAGGAAAACCCTGGGTGGAACTCACCGTCGGCCTTCATGGAAGCGAGAATCGTGTCCCCAACCTTTACGCGGTTGGGCGCAAGGATGTAGCGCTTTTCACCATCGGCGTAGAAGAGCAGAGCGAGGAACGCGGAGCGGTTTGGATCGTACTCGATCTCGCG encodes:
- the rpsC gene encoding 30S ribosomal protein S3, with translation MGQKVNPIGFRLSVRRNWRARWYARKNDFAPQLKEDIAIRSFLDKRLRAASVPHVFIERASNRIRVTIHTARPGMVIGRRGQDLERMKADLNKKVGKEVLLEVQEIKKPDLVAGLVAENVALQLERRISFRRAMKRAVQTTMAMGAEGIRIQVSGRLGGADIARTEQQRSGRVPLHTLRENIDYGFAEAQTVYGKIGIKCWLCLKPEDVQF
- the rplX gene encoding 50S ribosomal protein L24; protein product: MATKIRKGSDVVVIAGEHKGATGKILQMIPAKERVLVEGVNMRKRHERRTQDSEGGIVERESSIHISNVMLQSKKEARAKS
- the rpsQ gene encoding 30S ribosomal protein S17 gives rise to the protein MSERNSRKDLIGVVSSRSGEKTIKVTYFYKIPHPLYKKEIKRKTVLHVHDEKNECKVGDKVEVMETRPLSKLKRWRVVRVVEAAPTL
- the rplV gene encoding 50S ribosomal protein L22, producing the protein MQIQAYTKYARMSSKKVRDVAREIQGRNAAEALDLLRFIPRKSARLLRKTLQSAIANAENNNNLVADNLIVERALIEEGPALKRFRPASRGSAHPYSKKTCHIKIVLNDEA
- the rplE gene encoding 50S ribosomal protein L5, which produces MSKPKLQSVYQESILPELMKEKGYKNALEVPRLTKVVINTGVSASLDKSAVEEAAKDLGSIAGQKAVITRAKKSISNFKLREGMPIGAKVTLRGARMWDFVYRCLNIALPNIRDFRGVPNKLDGGGNFTLGISDHTIFPEISTDGSKRTVGMDITFVTSATTDDDGHDLLARLGMPFRKSSSSEAEAAAA
- the rpsS gene encoding 30S ribosomal protein S19 — encoded protein: MARSIKKGFFVDPSLAKKVEEAQRASSRKPIQTWSRRSTITPDFVGLNLNVHNGRSFVPVYVTENMVGHKLGEFALTRAFKSHNPHTQR
- the rplP gene encoding 50S ribosomal protein L16 codes for the protein MPLLPSRTKYRKVHKGRVRGKAKGGDYLAFGDFGIQTLDRGRMTARQIEAARVAINRHLKRKGKVWIRVFPHRPVTKKPAETRMGKGKGGVEYWAAVIKPGTILFEVSGCSVTAAREAFRKADGKLPFRCRFVSREVLD
- the rpmC gene encoding 50S ribosomal protein L29; this encodes MKSKEARELSVVEIEKKIRDARTELVTLRLRKQTGQVEKPHLLREIRRDLARFQTILKEKKTAEAATAS
- the rplB gene encoding 50S ribosomal protein L2 produces the protein MPNIEFNPVTPGQRHYVRNHQEVSKKRPERRLTSSRHNPKGRNAYGRITSRRRGGGHKRLYREIDFKRNKLDIPATVREIEYDPNRSAFLALLFYADGEKRYILAPNRVKVGDTILASMKADGEFHPGFSYPLSEIPPATRIHCVEMEPGKGAQIARGAGTGAQLVSVDGDRATLKMPSGEIRLVHSRCRATIGQVGNLGHSNQSLGKAGRSRWKGRRPRVRGVAMNPVDHPMGGGEGRTSGGGHPVSPWGQLSKGYPTRRKSKPSNSMILVRRNGRKMKR
- the rplN gene encoding 50S ribosomal protein L14, with amino-acid sequence MIQMQTRVDVADNSGAKVAQMIRRIGQSKKTASVGDVIVCNVKESATDATVKKGEVVQAVVVRTKAPIRRADGSYLRFDGNAVVIINKDGNPRGTRIFGPVARELRGKFMKIISLAPEVL